In a genomic window of Flavobacterium sp. KACC 22761:
- the bioD gene encoding dethiobiotin synthase, translated as MKIFITGISTDVGKTVASTIVVEALEADYWKPVQAGDLDLSDTHKVKAKISNSKSQFFPNAYELNTPASPHLAAEIDGIQIDLKNIQEPKTENHLVIEGAGGIFVPLNEKDTIADLIRDDYKIIVVSRHYLGSINHTLLTIEAIQNKGFQVDGIIFSGNENKSTESLILNKTGIKCIGRIDEEPYFDQNVIKEYADLFRDNLLKL; from the coding sequence ATGAAAATATTTATTACAGGAATTTCTACGGATGTCGGAAAAACGGTAGCTTCGACAATTGTGGTTGAGGCTTTAGAAGCAGATTATTGGAAACCAGTTCAGGCCGGAGATTTAGATTTAAGTGATACACATAAAGTAAAAGCTAAAATTTCGAATTCAAAATCGCAATTTTTTCCAAATGCGTATGAGTTAAATACACCTGCAAGTCCGCATTTAGCGGCAGAAATTGACGGAATTCAAATTGATTTAAAAAACATTCAGGAACCAAAAACAGAAAATCATTTGGTTATTGAAGGTGCAGGTGGCATTTTTGTTCCGTTAAACGAAAAAGATACTATTGCAGATTTAATTCGAGACGATTATAAAATAATTGTAGTTTCAAGACATTATCTAGGAAGCATCAATCATACTTTATTGACAATTGAAGCGATTCAAAATAAAGGTTTTCAAGTTGACGGAATTATCTTTAGTGGCAACGAAAACAAATCGACTGAAAGTTTGATTCTGAATAAAACTGGAATAAAATGCATTGGAAGAATTGATGAAGAACCGTATTTCGACCAAAATGTAATTAAAGAATACGCCGATTTGTTTCGGGATAATCTATTGAAGTTATAG
- a CDS encoding pyridoxal phosphate-dependent aminotransferase family protein — MKLPENLIQKLEVRKQNNALRKLPSFNNLVDFSSNDYIGFSKSESIFKQSHHYLIENEIIQNGATGSRLISGNHTLYQTAETFIAEFHDAETALIFNSGYDANVGFFSAVPQRNDVILYDELSHASIRDGIVMSNAKSYKFNHNDFEDLERLIIKFQSAESQIPLNIYIVTETVFSMDGDSPNLEELVQLAEKYNCYLVVDEAHTLGVFGEKGEGLTQHLKLHNRIFARIMTFGKGLGCHGAVVLGSPELKEYLVNFARSFIYTTGLSPHSVATIFVGYQQLEIEKEAIDKLRQNIVFFNQQKNLLGLKPMFVRSKSAIQSAIIPGNENVKHIAQQLQDKGFDVKAILSPTVPEGQERLRFCIHNFNTEEEISQILELLRDFVF; from the coding sequence ATGAAATTACCTGAAAATCTTATTCAAAAGCTTGAAGTTAGAAAGCAAAATAACGCATTAAGAAAGTTGCCAAGTTTTAATAATCTTGTCGATTTTTCTTCAAATGATTATATTGGATTTTCAAAATCAGAATCTATTTTTAAACAGTCACACCATTATTTGATTGAAAATGAAATTATTCAGAATGGCGCGACAGGTTCTCGATTGATTTCGGGTAATCATACTTTATACCAAACTGCTGAAACTTTTATTGCTGAATTTCACGACGCAGAAACAGCTTTAATTTTTAATTCAGGTTATGATGCCAATGTCGGGTTTTTTAGCGCTGTACCGCAACGAAATGACGTTATTTTGTATGATGAGTTAAGTCATGCTTCAATTCGTGATGGAATTGTGATGTCGAACGCTAAATCATACAAATTCAATCATAACGATTTTGAAGATTTAGAACGCCTAATTATTAAATTTCAATCAGCTGAATCTCAAATTCCATTAAACATTTATATTGTTACTGAAACTGTTTTTTCAATGGATGGCGATAGTCCGAATTTGGAAGAATTGGTACAATTGGCTGAAAAATACAATTGTTATTTGGTAGTTGATGAAGCACACACGCTTGGTGTTTTTGGAGAAAAAGGCGAGGGCTTGACGCAACATCTTAAATTGCATAATAGAATTTTCGCCCGAATTATGACTTTTGGAAAAGGTTTGGGTTGCCACGGTGCAGTGGTGCTCGGAAGTCCGGAACTTAAAGAATATTTAGTAAACTTCGCGCGAAGTTTTATATATACAACAGGATTGTCACCGCATTCTGTTGCGACAATTTTTGTTGGTTACCAGCAATTGGAAATCGAAAAAGAGGCGATTGACAAACTCCGTCAAAACATTGTATTCTTCAATCAGCAGAAAAATTTATTAGGCCTAAAGCCAATGTTCGTTCGCAGTAAATCGGCTATTCAATCTGCCATTATTCCGGGAAATGAGAATGTGAAACATATTGCCCAGCAACTGCAGGATAAAGGTTTTGATGTAAAAGCCATTTTATCGCCAACTGTTCCGGAAGGCCAGGAACGACTTCGTTTTTGCATTCATAATTTTAATACTGAAGAAGAAATTAGCCAAATTTTAGAATTATTAAGAGATTTTGTTTTTTAA
- a CDS encoding NAD(P)-dependent oxidoreductase, whose product MKNIIKVAVLGGGGRTGKFLINQLLEKGFKVKALLRNPENFTIQHPDLEIINGNAIDEKVIRTLLKDCQAVVSTIGQRPGEPMVASQATINVLKVMKEFNIQRYVLLAGLNIDTPFDHKSEKTLMATNWMKTNFPEIQKDRQLTYDLLVDSVVDWTLVRVPFIEFTDEKAEISVDTQDCTGDKISARNIADFMIEEMVQNKFLRKAPFISAVL is encoded by the coding sequence ATGAAAAATATAATAAAAGTTGCCGTTTTAGGTGGCGGAGGAAGAACTGGAAAATTTCTTATAAACCAGTTATTAGAAAAAGGATTTAAGGTAAAAGCATTGCTACGAAATCCTGAAAATTTTACGATTCAACATCCAGATTTGGAAATTATTAACGGTAATGCGATTGATGAAAAAGTCATTAGAACATTATTGAAAGATTGCCAAGCGGTAGTCAGTACGATTGGTCAACGGCCGGGCGAACCTATGGTGGCGAGTCAAGCGACTATAAATGTCTTGAAAGTAATGAAAGAATTTAATATTCAAAGATATGTTTTATTGGCAGGCTTGAATATCGATACACCATTTGATCATAAAAGTGAAAAAACACTTATGGCCACAAATTGGATGAAAACCAATTTTCCGGAAATTCAAAAAGATAGACAATTAACTTATGATCTTTTGGTTGACAGCGTTGTCGATTGGACTTTGGTTCGTGTTCCGTTTATTGAATTCACAGATGAAAAAGCTGAAATTAGTGTCGATACGCAAGATTGCACAGGAGATAAAATCAGTGCGAGAAATATTGCGGACTTTATGATCGAAGAAATGGTTCAGAATAAATTCCTAAGAAAAGCGCCATTTATAAGCGCCGTTTTATAA
- a CDS encoding TraB/GumN family protein, with the protein MKNLITSVIALITLVFSSSAQAQTKSPKLENSLLWEVSGNGLSKPSYVYGTIHSICPTDYFLSEKTKNAFEKSEKLIVEINFFDPNEMADVQKLALSSEPLSKKLTPEQFSKLDLVVQKTAGLKLQLLDNYSLATIMSLISMKAFDCETLKSYEMEFMTLAKSKNKEIAGFETVKGQLNTLSNAYSDDELIATMEDINKEETKKMVQDYKDENLLNLYDDTASEKEMSSNTKKWMLDDRNKDWVQKMSGMMKKESLFVAVGSAHLVGEQGVLYLLRKAGYIVKPIMN; encoded by the coding sequence ATGAAAAATTTAATCACATCAGTAATAGCGTTAATCACACTTGTTTTTAGTTCATCTGCGCAAGCACAGACAAAATCTCCAAAACTTGAAAATTCTCTTTTGTGGGAAGTATCTGGAAACGGATTATCAAAACCTTCTTATGTTTACGGAACAATTCATTCTATTTGCCCAACCGATTATTTTTTATCGGAAAAAACAAAAAATGCATTTGAGAAATCAGAGAAATTAATTGTCGAAATCAACTTTTTTGATCCAAATGAAATGGCCGATGTGCAAAAATTAGCATTATCTTCAGAGCCGTTAAGCAAGAAATTAACACCAGAGCAATTTTCTAAGTTAGATTTAGTTGTACAGAAAACTGCCGGATTAAAATTGCAACTGCTCGATAATTATAGTTTAGCAACCATAATGAGTTTAATTTCGATGAAGGCATTTGACTGTGAAACTTTAAAATCTTACGAAATGGAATTTATGACTTTGGCTAAAAGTAAGAATAAAGAGATTGCAGGTTTCGAAACGGTAAAAGGGCAGTTAAATACATTGTCTAATGCATACAGCGACGATGAATTAATAGCTACTATGGAAGATATAAACAAGGAAGAAACAAAAAAAATGGTTCAAGATTATAAAGATGAAAATTTGCTTAATCTTTATGATGATACCGCAAGTGAAAAAGAAATGAGCAGCAATACCAAAAAATGGATGCTGGATGATAGAAACAAAGATTGGGTGCAAAAAATGTCTGGAATGATGAAAAAGGAAAGTTTATTTGTGGCGGTTGGTTCAGCACATTTAGTAGGTGAGCAAGGAGTACTTTATTTATTGAGAAAAGCAGGATATATTGTAAAACCAATAATGAATTAG
- a CDS encoding RNA polymerase sigma factor — protein sequence MKEKEQEFLNRIESHKGILYKVSKMYMDNYDDQQDLFQEIVCQLWKSYETFRNESQFSTWMYRVAVNTAIVFLRKEKRKVDKYEIASENIKDDEGDSHIKESQLDHFYKAVQKLEKIDKAIIFYQLEGFSHKEIGENLGISEGNARVKLNRAKEKLKEIIKNQGYGF from the coding sequence TTGAAAGAGAAAGAACAAGAGTTTTTAAATCGGATAGAAAGTCATAAAGGAATTTTGTACAAAGTCTCAAAAATGTACATGGACAATTATGATGATCAGCAGGATTTATTTCAAGAAATTGTCTGCCAGCTTTGGAAATCGTATGAGACATTTAGGAACGAAAGCCAATTTTCGACCTGGATGTATCGAGTAGCAGTAAATACTGCGATTGTTTTCCTTAGAAAAGAAAAACGGAAAGTCGACAAATATGAAATTGCCTCGGAAAATATAAAAGATGATGAAGGCGATTCACATATAAAGGAAAGTCAGCTGGATCATTTTTACAAAGCAGTTCAAAAACTCGAAAAGATTGATAAAGCGATTATTTTTTATCAGTTAGAAGGTTTTTCTCACAAAGAAATTGGCGAAAATCTTGGGATTTCTGAAGGAAATGCCCGAGTGAAATTAAACAGAGCAAAAGAAAAATTAAAAGAAATAATTAAAAATCAAGGATATGGATTTTAA